The following are from one region of the Alkalimarinus sediminis genome:
- the hisC gene encoding histidinol-phosphate transaminase: MSRFWSAKVHELTPYVPGEQPKVSNLIKLNTNENPYGPSPKVLEALKAEAGDTLRLYPDPNADNLKQALATYYKVTTNQVFVGNGSDEVLAHTFQGLLKQDKPLMFPDITYSFYPVYCGLYDIEYVNQPLTDSFEIDLNQYPSENGGIIFPNPNAPTGRVLPLSEIRTLLERNSDSVVVVDEAYIDFGGESAIALVNDYPNLLVIQTLSKSRSLAGLRVGFAVGNPELIDGLERVKNSFNSYPLDRFAISGAVAAIEDHVYFEQTCKAIMDSRNTLTEQLQALQFEVLPSATNFVFATHAEWEASELAAKLRERSIIVRHFKQERIQNYIRISIGTNDECQALVAALREILT, encoded by the coding sequence ATGAGTCGCTTTTGGAGTGCGAAAGTACACGAGTTAACACCTTATGTACCAGGTGAGCAACCTAAGGTATCGAACTTGATAAAACTCAACACCAATGAGAACCCTTATGGGCCCTCGCCAAAAGTGTTAGAGGCTTTGAAAGCAGAAGCGGGTGATACATTAAGACTCTATCCCGACCCAAATGCTGACAATTTGAAACAAGCATTGGCCACCTACTATAAGGTAACAACAAATCAGGTTTTTGTCGGCAATGGGTCTGATGAAGTGCTAGCTCATACGTTTCAGGGGCTACTCAAGCAAGATAAGCCTCTGATGTTTCCCGATATCACCTATAGCTTCTACCCTGTTTATTGCGGTTTATATGATATCGAGTATGTAAACCAGCCACTAACCGACTCATTCGAAATCGATTTAAACCAATACCCATCTGAAAATGGCGGGATAATATTTCCAAACCCAAATGCCCCTACTGGGCGAGTACTGCCGCTGAGCGAGATTAGAACGCTTCTCGAAAGAAATAGCGATAGTGTTGTGGTAGTCGATGAAGCTTATATCGATTTTGGTGGTGAAAGCGCTATAGCTCTGGTGAATGACTACCCTAACCTATTGGTTATCCAAACCCTGTCAAAGTCTCGCTCGTTGGCAGGTTTACGAGTAGGCTTTGCCGTTGGTAACCCCGAGTTGATAGATGGGTTAGAGCGGGTTAAAAATAGTTTTAACTCCTACCCATTAGATCGATTTGCTATTAGTGGAGCAGTAGCCGCTATAGAAGACCATGTCTACTTTGAGCAAACCTGTAAAGCGATTATGGACTCTCGTAATACGTTAACGGAACAACTTCAAGCCCTTCAATTTGAAGTATTACCCTCTGCGACTAACTTTGTATTTGCAACCCACGCTGAATGGGAAGCAAGCGAGTTGGCAGCTAAATTAAGAGAACGGTCAATTATTGTTAGGCACTTTAAACAGGAGAGAATCCAAAACTACATACGAATAAGCATTGGTACAAATGATGAGTGCCAAGCATTAGTGGCTGCTCTAAGAGAAATACTGACATGA
- a CDS encoding MBL fold metallo-hydrolase — MIINLRGVRGSIPVPGKDTIKYGGNTTCIEITTDEGDKIIIDGGSGIRQLGNELMKQLPVNCSIFITHTHWDHIQGLPFFIPLFVPGNNIDIYGSFDPVYMKDLKTILAQQMEYCYFPVRESELNANITYNNLKEGEAIQVGSATVTPLLINHPVLNFGYKVESNGKRFFFTGDYEPPLNIYLPEDEGYIEYQRLIDQQKQILTNFIQDVDVVVADCQYTREEYLTKKGWGHGTHDSCIEMARAANIGTLYFTHHDPTRTDQELDRIYQEVMSREDLPSTEFYIAKEGTIIEL, encoded by the coding sequence ATGATTATCAACCTTCGCGGCGTCAGAGGCTCCATCCCGGTACCCGGTAAAGACACCATAAAGTATGGTGGTAACACAACATGCATCGAGATCACCACTGATGAGGGCGACAAAATAATCATCGATGGCGGAAGTGGTATCCGTCAACTAGGCAATGAGCTGATGAAACAGCTCCCCGTGAACTGTTCAATTTTTATTACCCATACCCACTGGGATCACATTCAAGGGCTTCCGTTCTTCATACCGCTATTTGTACCAGGGAACAATATCGATATTTATGGCTCTTTTGATCCAGTCTATATGAAAGATCTTAAAACTATTTTGGCTCAACAAATGGAGTATTGTTACTTCCCGGTGAGAGAAAGCGAACTAAACGCTAATATCACTTATAACAATCTTAAAGAGGGCGAGGCCATTCAAGTAGGCTCTGCTACCGTTACCCCCCTGCTCATTAACCATCCGGTACTCAATTTTGGCTATAAGGTCGAATCTAACGGTAAGCGATTTTTCTTTACCGGAGATTACGAACCGCCACTGAATATCTATCTACCCGAAGATGAAGGCTACATCGAATATCAGCGTCTAATCGACCAACAAAAACAAATTTTAACCAACTTCATTCAGGACGTAGATGTCGTCGTCGCAGACTGCCAATATACCCGTGAAGAGTACTTAACCAAAAAAGGATGGGGGCATGGTACTCACGACTCATGCATAGAGATGGCCCGCGCAGCAAATATCGGTACACTCTATTTCACTCATCATGACCCTACCCGAACTGACCAAGAGCTTGATAGGATATATCAAGAAGTTATGAGTCGAGAAGACCTCCCTTCTACTGAGTTTTATATCGCTAAAGAAGGTACTATTATTGAGCTTTAA
- a CDS encoding 4Fe-4S binding protein: protein MKNLQRNRLITRTAFFLLFLFAPVLDIFRFDLTETHFVVLGQALSLDITKSWVLSGTPLDTGLRVLFRFVLPLIVIIATGIFIFWKWGRIYCGWLCPHFSVVETINDLMHSRTGKVTIWEKASPGSAAKGGFLDWFVIVLVSVIIAFSWALGLLSYLLPPMPLYIDLVNFDLSRGETIFLTVATLAFTIDFVFARHLFCKYGCAVGVFQSLFWMMNPRSMVVEFDRERAALCKDCDKDCEEACPMRLPVRSFKRSKFTCTQCAQCISACVEVQKDNPDGSLLAWDKGEKTKQTSLIPMVTIETPKTKK from the coding sequence ATGAAAAACCTTCAGCGAAATCGCCTTATTACTCGAACGGCTTTTTTCTTATTATTTCTGTTTGCACCAGTGCTAGATATTTTTCGCTTTGATTTAACTGAGACTCATTTTGTTGTGCTGGGACAAGCGCTAAGCTTGGATATAACTAAAAGCTGGGTATTAAGTGGCACTCCTCTCGACACAGGGTTAAGAGTCCTATTTCGTTTCGTTTTACCTCTAATCGTTATTATTGCGACAGGTATATTTATATTTTGGAAGTGGGGACGTATATATTGTGGCTGGCTATGTCCGCACTTCTCGGTTGTAGAAACCATTAATGATCTAATGCATTCCAGAACCGGTAAGGTGACGATATGGGAAAAGGCATCCCCTGGGTCTGCAGCAAAAGGCGGCTTTCTTGACTGGTTTGTGATTGTTTTGGTGAGTGTGATTATAGCGTTTTCATGGGCGCTTGGTCTGCTCTCTTATTTGCTGCCACCAATGCCACTCTATATTGATCTGGTCAACTTTGATTTATCCCGTGGGGAAACCATCTTTCTTACGGTTGCTACTCTGGCGTTCACGATAGATTTTGTTTTTGCCAGGCATTTGTTTTGTAAATATGGTTGTGCTGTGGGCGTGTTTCAAAGTCTGTTTTGGATGATGAACCCGCGGTCTATGGTAGTGGAGTTTGATCGAGAGCGTGCAGCGCTTTGTAAAGATTGCGATAAAGATTGCGAAGAAGCATGCCCTATGCGGTTGCCTGTGCGAAGCTTTAAGCGAAGCAAGTTTACTTGTACACAATGTGCTCAATGTATTAGTGCATGTGTAGAGGTTCAAAAAGATAACCCAGATGGTAGTTTACTTGCTTGGGATAAAGGTGAAAAGACCAAGCAAACATCGTTGATTCCAATGGTGACGATAGAAACACCTAAGACTAAGAAGTAG
- a CDS encoding c-type cytochrome has protein sequence MAERFTKSMARNIYLGGSTFFILLFLGLTFDTMQAMPERDNRENLTESVANGKLLWEENNCLGCHSLLGEGAYFAPELGNVFERRGMGNEEAFVGYFKAWMNAMPTNVPGRRQMPQFNLTDQELEDLAAFFIYVNGINTNDWPPNVEG, from the coding sequence ATGGCTGAGCGCTTTACCAAGAGCATGGCCCGAAACATATATTTAGGGGGTAGTACCTTCTTTATACTGTTGTTTCTGGGTTTAACGTTCGACACTATGCAAGCGATGCCGGAGCGAGATAACCGTGAAAATCTAACGGAATCTGTCGCAAACGGTAAATTGCTTTGGGAAGAAAATAACTGCCTAGGCTGTCATAGCTTACTAGGTGAAGGTGCATACTTTGCACCAGAGCTAGGTAACGTGTTTGAGCGCCGAGGTATGGGCAATGAAGAGGCATTTGTTGGCTACTTTAAAGCCTGGATGAATGCTATGCCGACCAATGTACCAGGTCGTCGTCAGATGCCACAATTTAACCTTACTGATCAGGAATTAGAAGACTTGGCTGCGTTTTTCATATACGTAAACGGGATCAACACTAATGACTGGCCACCAAACGTAGAAGGTTAA
- a CDS encoding cytochrome C oxidase subunit IV family protein has protein sequence MQLSSRKLTGTWILLVALTLVSAGLGSLGLSQELLVFLVLLTVLIKNHQIIDVFMELKSAPLLWRGLMQLFTLAIVIAVGATLMV, from the coding sequence ATGCAGTTAAGTAGTCGAAAGCTAACGGGTACTTGGATACTGTTGGTTGCACTAACATTAGTTTCTGCAGGCTTAGGGTCTCTAGGGCTGTCGCAAGAGCTGCTAGTATTTTTGGTGTTGTTAACGGTATTGATCAAGAATCATCAAATTATTGATGTGTTTATGGAGCTAAAGAGTGCTCCATTGCTGTGGCGGGGGCTGATGCAGCTTTTTACACTTGCGATTGTAATTGCGGTGGGCGCCACATTAATGGTTTAG
- a CDS encoding SDR family NAD(P)-dependent oxidoreductase, protein MKTVVITGASTGIGYACVEASLKAGHRVIATARKDDDLKMLADMGADAIHLELLSEESVNSAADKILALTDHHIDALFNNAGYGFQVAMEDSTWRGLNDQHTANVIGPIMFTNRLLDALKPNSRLIFNGSILGVITVAFRGPYCMSKHALEAAVDAYRLELEPRGINVHLIQPGPIEANFRNNTLTALKQTLGSKKTHLDYSNHLARLESRLNTKGTLPASSVADIYLGIVNGSHNKPRYLVTQTAKSAALFKRLLGSAFHRIAKKAEPVIKQ, encoded by the coding sequence ATGAAAACAGTAGTCATCACCGGTGCATCCACTGGCATTGGATACGCTTGCGTAGAAGCAAGCCTTAAAGCCGGCCACAGAGTCATTGCAACTGCCAGGAAAGATGACGATCTAAAAATGCTAGCTGATATGGGCGCTGACGCAATCCACCTAGAGCTATTAAGTGAAGAGAGTGTTAATAGTGCCGCTGATAAGATATTAGCGCTTACCGACCATCACATTGATGCACTTTTTAATAATGCCGGGTATGGGTTTCAGGTCGCAATGGAAGATAGCACATGGCGCGGCCTTAATGACCAACATACCGCCAATGTCATCGGCCCGATTATGTTTACAAACCGACTTCTGGATGCGTTGAAACCGAATAGTCGTTTAATATTTAACGGCTCTATTCTAGGTGTTATTACCGTCGCATTTCGCGGCCCTTATTGCATGTCTAAACACGCATTAGAGGCTGCAGTCGATGCGTATCGCCTTGAGTTAGAGCCCCGCGGCATCAATGTGCACCTGATTCAACCCGGACCTATCGAGGCTAACTTTAGAAATAACACCTTAACAGCTTTAAAGCAGACCTTAGGGAGTAAGAAAACGCATTTAGATTATAGTAACCACCTTGCTCGCCTTGAGTCCCGTTTAAACACCAAGGGAACACTGCCCGCATCGAGTGTTGCAGACATCTACTTAGGTATAGTGAATGGCTCTCATAATAAACCAAGGTATCTTGTCACTCAGACTGCAAAGTCAGCCGCACTCTTCAAACGGCTGTTAGGCTCTGCATTTCATCGAATAGCGAAAAAGGCCGAGCCCGTTATTAAGCAGTGA
- a CDS encoding START domain-containing protein, whose product MKVVFKFCSWAFAVACFFGSYSNASADITLDPNDPSWELQKDEDNIQVYFKDVAGSDIKAFMGKTVMSASLSSILKVMKDENTCADWVQGCVSAKPLEGQTFNHALQYGINDLPWPADDRDYVNQVSIVDDIQTGGIKVSLEAVQGHVPVTDNVRLEKMTIRYFLSPVSETETSVVWVQHTEPSGHIPDWLVNMLLIDIPFYSLTRLERVANRPEYRTAKFLYGEDGKILGFE is encoded by the coding sequence ATGAAAGTGGTGTTTAAATTTTGCTCTTGGGCTTTCGCTGTAGCCTGTTTTTTTGGCAGTTACTCAAATGCTAGCGCAGATATTACGTTAGATCCAAATGACCCTTCGTGGGAGCTTCAGAAAGATGAAGATAACATTCAAGTTTATTTTAAAGATGTAGCGGGCTCTGATATTAAAGCGTTTATGGGTAAGACGGTTATGTCTGCTTCACTGAGTAGTATTTTGAAAGTAATGAAAGATGAAAATACCTGTGCCGATTGGGTGCAGGGGTGTGTGAGTGCAAAACCGCTAGAAGGACAAACCTTTAACCACGCATTGCAGTATGGCATTAACGATTTACCATGGCCCGCTGATGATCGTGATTATGTTAACCAAGTGAGCATTGTTGATGATATTCAAACGGGTGGCATTAAGGTATCACTTGAGGCCGTTCAAGGGCATGTGCCTGTAACCGACAACGTCAGGCTTGAAAAAATGACGATTCGGTATTTCCTATCGCCGGTTAGCGAGACTGAAACCAGTGTTGTATGGGTACAACATACTGAGCCTAGTGGCCATATTCCTGATTGGTTGGTTAATATGCTATTGATTGACATCCCCTTTTACTCATTAACCCGTTTAGAGAGAGTGGCTAATAGACCTGAGTACCGAACCGCCAAATTCTTGTACGGTGAAGATGGAAAGATATTGGGTTTTGAATAG
- a CDS encoding HDOD domain-containing protein → MPIHHDQLIDMVDKIPTFQESVHRILALTTSPDCSAKDLVQVIEHDPILTIKVLKLVNSAYFGLSQEVTSVNHSVVYVGINTIKNVAISVATTGALPKTNKAGLNMNRFWEHSLAVGVIAKLLAEHKGVGKNEQANYFVAGLLHDIGKVLFAHFIPADYQQVLQKSEVEKIPLHLAEKQLLGFDHSEIGAMIAEKWQLPTDLISSIRGHHTAVEQEQTPLSLAIYAANQAAHYLELMAQAADNGDQYALSRATDIDNSLPADVKTWLGWPLSEVSKWLSNLDEEIDKALAFIDLSDGE, encoded by the coding sequence ATGCCGATACACCACGACCAACTGATCGACATGGTCGATAAGATCCCCACTTTTCAAGAGAGTGTTCACAGAATACTCGCATTAACCACAAGCCCTGACTGCTCTGCAAAAGATCTGGTACAAGTGATAGAGCACGACCCTATTCTCACAATTAAAGTCCTTAAACTCGTCAACTCTGCCTACTTTGGCCTCTCGCAAGAGGTAACATCGGTCAATCACTCTGTTGTTTATGTCGGTATCAACACTATCAAGAATGTTGCTATCAGTGTCGCAACCACCGGAGCACTACCCAAAACCAATAAAGCTGGCTTAAATATGAACCGCTTTTGGGAGCACTCGTTAGCGGTAGGAGTAATCGCCAAACTGTTAGCCGAACATAAAGGCGTGGGTAAAAATGAACAGGCTAACTACTTTGTAGCAGGTTTACTTCATGATATTGGCAAAGTACTGTTTGCCCATTTTATACCTGCGGACTACCAACAGGTTCTGCAAAAGTCTGAAGTCGAGAAAATCCCCTTACATCTCGCAGAAAAACAACTGCTCGGTTTTGACCATAGCGAGATAGGCGCTATGATCGCAGAAAAGTGGCAGCTCCCCACTGACTTAATCAGTAGTATCAGAGGCCACCATACCGCAGTAGAACAAGAGCAAACCCCGCTATCACTGGCAATATACGCGGCAAATCAGGCCGCTCACTATTTAGAGTTAATGGCACAAGCTGCCGATAATGGCGATCAATATGCTTTAAGCCGAGCAACTGATATCGACAACTCACTGCCTGCCGACGTTAAAACCTGGTTAGGGTGGCCCTTATCAGAAGTTAGCAAATGGCTATCAAATTTAGATGAAGAGATAGATAAAGCGCTAGCATTTATTGATTTAAGTGATGGAGAGTAG
- a CDS encoding nitric oxide reductase activation protein NorD, producing MEEYVGIKWHEYITRKARTDFPDAAVYLKEQQLTLSIVFRALGGDPGLRIEAATPRDYYTRRSFLQKVASSHNQVELAWKDGETLRLPERLALFPDKELNRKLYIWLSALASQQNDEFESWFVDNQRLTATVLAKFNGLSMIYHELAKAFIRLRPKPEHLGQDDGAQEKAIQRAILDPGCERVFPPAKYAPMPVYLWLYPSGGVNGETEGMIADDPDADGTDSKSGKRKSKRKKAERQDSYNKNSGLMVFRLENLFSWSEFVPVDRAGDDSKEEDAESVADDLDVLSLSRDRKAASSSIKFDLDLPSADSDDLILGDGILLPEWDYRKNRYFDNHCCLLPVIADDAGSAELPSHLRSSAMKLRRQFSNLKPVRSWVNRQIDGEEIDMDAWQDFCSMRSQGQVSGDPRLYRSFSAQTRDLSCLMLADLSLSTDTYINNEQRVIDVIHDSLQLFSEALSSTGDRFALYGFSSRRRDHVRFNMIKNFNERYGEVVRGRIQALKPGYYTRMGTAIRQATKVLSVEKSHQRVLLILTDGKPNDLDCYEGRYGIEDTRMAIIEAKRLGLQPFCVTIDDEADEYLPYIFGNNAFVVIKDPQQLPNELPRLYVNLTQ from the coding sequence ATGGAAGAGTATGTAGGTATTAAGTGGCATGAGTATATTACTCGTAAAGCCCGTACAGATTTTCCAGATGCAGCGGTATATCTAAAAGAGCAGCAGCTGACGTTGAGTATTGTTTTTCGTGCACTTGGCGGAGATCCAGGGTTAAGGATTGAGGCCGCAACACCACGTGATTACTATACGCGCCGTAGTTTTTTGCAAAAAGTAGCAAGCTCACATAACCAAGTAGAATTAGCCTGGAAAGATGGTGAAACACTCCGGCTTCCAGAGCGTTTGGCGCTATTCCCCGACAAAGAGCTTAACCGAAAGTTATATATCTGGCTGAGTGCGTTGGCATCTCAACAAAATGACGAGTTTGAAAGTTGGTTTGTTGATAATCAACGCCTTACTGCGACAGTTTTGGCGAAGTTTAATGGCTTAAGTATGATTTATCATGAATTGGCTAAAGCGTTTATTCGACTAAGACCAAAGCCAGAGCATTTGGGCCAAGATGATGGAGCCCAAGAAAAAGCAATTCAAAGAGCGATCCTTGACCCTGGGTGTGAGAGAGTTTTTCCTCCCGCTAAATATGCGCCTATGCCTGTTTATCTTTGGTTATATCCATCAGGTGGTGTAAATGGCGAGACTGAAGGAATGATTGCCGATGACCCTGATGCCGACGGCACAGATAGCAAGTCTGGTAAGCGCAAGAGTAAGCGAAAGAAGGCTGAACGTCAGGACTCCTATAACAAAAATAGTGGTTTGATGGTTTTCAGGTTGGAGAACTTATTTTCATGGTCAGAGTTTGTACCGGTTGATCGCGCGGGAGATGATTCTAAAGAAGAAGATGCTGAGAGTGTGGCAGATGACTTGGATGTGTTGAGCTTGTCTCGAGACCGTAAAGCGGCCTCTTCAAGTATCAAATTTGACCTTGATCTGCCGTCAGCAGATAGCGATGATCTTATATTGGGCGACGGAATTTTATTGCCAGAGTGGGACTATCGTAAGAATCGTTACTTTGATAATCACTGTTGTTTACTGCCAGTCATTGCTGACGATGCCGGCTCAGCAGAGCTACCCAGTCACTTACGATCAAGTGCGATGAAGTTGCGCAGACAGTTTAGCAACCTTAAACCCGTAAGGAGTTGGGTTAATCGACAGATAGACGGTGAAGAGATCGATATGGACGCATGGCAAGACTTCTGCAGCATGCGAAGTCAAGGGCAGGTGAGTGGAGATCCGCGCCTTTACCGCTCATTTTCTGCGCAGACGAGAGATTTATCTTGTTTGATGCTAGCTGATCTGTCGCTCTCTACTGATACCTATATCAACAATGAGCAACGAGTTATCGACGTGATACATGATAGTCTGCAGCTATTCTCTGAAGCCCTGTCCTCCACGGGTGACCGATTTGCGCTTTATGGTTTTTCTTCTCGAAGGAGAGATCATGTCCGATTTAACATGATTAAAAACTTCAATGAGCGCTATGGAGAGGTTGTAAGGGGGCGCATTCAGGCGCTTAAGCCTGGGTATTATACGCGAATGGGAACTGCGATTAGACAAGCAACAAAAGTACTCTCAGTCGAGAAAAGTCATCAGCGGGTGTTGCTGATCTTAACTGATGGCAAGCCCAATGACCTTGACTGTTATGAAGGGCGTTATGGGATAGAAGACACCCGTATGGCTATTATTGAAGCTAAGCGACTCGGTTTGCAGCCATTTTGCGTCACCATTGATGACGAGGCTGATGAATATCTGCCGTATATTTTTGGTAATAATGCATTTGTTGTTATCAAAGACCCGCAGCAATTACCTAACGAATTGCCGCGACTATATGTGAATTTAACTCAATAA
- a CDS encoding glutathione S-transferase family protein, whose product MITVYGYPKTRTNRVTWMLEELGVEYQYKLIDLMKGEGRSEPYLAINPSGKVPSLSDNGLILTESAAMLTYLGDKYGTPPLMPTPGSPERAMHDQWLCFAIAELEQPLWTVGKHKFALPKEHRVPEIFETAVWEFQKALGLLSKGLGDSEYILGNDFSAADILIGHTLFWGLSFKQPIEQENLSAYINRLKNRPARLSSIEKENQAAGQ is encoded by the coding sequence ATGATTACGGTTTACGGCTACCCCAAAACACGTACCAATCGAGTCACCTGGATGTTAGAGGAGCTAGGAGTTGAGTACCAATATAAACTCATCGACTTGATGAAAGGTGAAGGTCGATCAGAACCATATCTGGCAATCAACCCATCAGGTAAAGTGCCCTCATTGTCTGATAATGGTTTGATACTTACAGAGTCAGCCGCCATGCTCACTTATCTAGGTGATAAGTACGGCACGCCCCCTCTAATGCCAACGCCCGGCAGCCCAGAACGTGCCATGCATGATCAATGGCTATGTTTTGCTATAGCAGAGTTAGAACAACCACTCTGGACAGTGGGTAAGCACAAGTTTGCCTTGCCTAAAGAGCACCGCGTACCCGAAATATTTGAAACCGCTGTATGGGAGTTTCAAAAAGCACTTGGGTTATTGAGCAAAGGACTAGGCGATAGTGAGTACATCCTAGGTAACGACTTCAGCGCTGCTGATATATTAATCGGCCATACACTTTTCTGGGGGTTGAGCTTCAAACAACCGATAGAACAAGAGAACCTTAGCGCATATATCAACCGACTAAAAAACCGCCCTGCGAGACTCTCCTCAATCGAAAAAGAGAACCAAGCGGCCGGCCAATAA
- a CDS encoding cbb3-type cytochrome c oxidase subunit I: MKFQSQSVAMPYFIFALALFVGQIVFGLIIGLQYVVGDFLFPEIPFNVARMVHTNLLIVWLLFGFMGAAYYLVPEEAETELYSPKLAWILFWVFAAAGTLTIIGYLAVPYATLAEITGNGLLPTMGREFLEMPTITKVGVVIVALGFLFNIGMTMLRGRKTVINIVLMTGLLGLALFFLFSFYNPHNLALDKYFWWWVVHLWVEGVWELIMGAILAFVLIKVTGVDREVIEKWLYIIIAMALITGIIGTGHHFFWIGPPEYWHYLGSIFSALEPIPFFMMTVFAFNMVSRRRREHPNRAATLWALGCAVMAFLGAGVWGFLHTLAPVNYYTHGTQVTAAHGHMAFYGAYVMIVITMISYAMPIMRGRPNGNSRQAQVVEMWSFWLMTIAMVFITLFLTAAGILQVWMQRIPESGQAVSFMATQDNIALFYWMREISGVVFFIGLLTYIASFFVKGDAVEAAES; encoded by the coding sequence ATGAAATTCCAATCACAATCGGTTGCGATGCCGTACTTCATTTTTGCCCTCGCGTTGTTTGTCGGTCAGATCGTATTTGGTCTGATTATCGGCTTACAGTATGTGGTGGGTGATTTTCTATTCCCTGAAATTCCATTCAACGTAGCACGTATGGTTCATACTAACTTGCTAATTGTCTGGTTGTTATTCGGCTTTATGGGTGCTGCGTACTACTTGGTACCCGAAGAGGCAGAAACTGAGCTATATAGTCCTAAGCTCGCATGGATTCTGTTCTGGGTTTTTGCTGCAGCAGGCACCTTGACTATAATCGGTTATCTTGCGGTTCCTTATGCTACGTTAGCTGAAATTACTGGTAACGGTTTACTCCCAACTATGGGGCGTGAATTCTTAGAAATGCCGACTATCACCAAAGTAGGTGTTGTTATCGTTGCATTGGGCTTCTTGTTCAATATCGGTATGACAATGCTTAGGGGTCGTAAGACAGTAATCAATATTGTTTTGATGACCGGTCTTTTAGGTTTGGCTCTGTTCTTCTTGTTCTCTTTCTATAACCCGCATAACTTAGCGCTAGATAAGTACTTCTGGTGGTGGGTTGTTCACCTATGGGTAGAAGGTGTATGGGAATTGATCATGGGTGCTATCTTGGCCTTTGTATTGATCAAAGTAACAGGCGTTGACCGTGAAGTTATTGAAAAATGGTTATACATCATCATTGCGATGGCGTTGATCACAGGTATTATCGGTACTGGTCACCACTTCTTCTGGATTGGTCCACCAGAGTACTGGCACTACCTTGGTTCTATCTTCTCTGCATTAGAGCCTATTCCGTTCTTCATGATGACTGTGTTTGCATTTAATATGGTAAGCCGTCGTCGTCGTGAGCATCCTAACCGTGCTGCTACTTTGTGGGCATTAGGTTGTGCTGTAATGGCTTTCTTGGGTGCAGGTGTATGGGGCTTCCTTCATACTCTAGCGCCAGTAAACTACTACACTCACGGTACTCAGGTAACTGCTGCACACGGACACATGGCGTTCTACGGTGCATATGTAATGATCGTAATTACTATGATCTCTTACGCAATGCCAATTATGCGTGGTCGTCCAAACGGCAACTCTCGTCAGGCTCAAGTTGTTGAAATGTGGAGTTTCTGGTTGATGACTATCGCGATGGTATTCATCACGCTATTCCTAACTGCTGCAGGTATCTTGCAGGTTTGGATGCAGCGTATCCCAGAATCTGGTCAAGCGGTATCCTTTATGGCAACGCAAGATAATATTGCTTTGTTCTACTGGATGCGTGAGATCTCTGGTGTAGTATTCTTTATCGGCTTATTAACCTACATTGCTAGCTTCTTTGTGAAGGGTGATGCGGTTGAAGCAGCCGAGTCATAG
- a CDS encoding cytochrome c oxidase subunit 3 family protein translates to MNDSTAMQKRLPGDLAIWIFILAELTVFAALFVSFSVSKSMNIEMFAEGQATLHPMMGLINTLSLITSSYFVAKAVFFAAQGQLAKSSQWIWMGIAIASIYIVTKFMEYQSLMALGYNMRTNIFYTLYFFITFFHFMHVLMGIVILVYVAQKAKKGGYEDDITGIETGASYWHMVDMVWVILFPLIYVIQ, encoded by the coding sequence TTGAACGATTCTACTGCTATGCAAAAACGCTTGCCAGGGGATTTAGCCATCTGGATATTTATTCTGGCTGAACTGACAGTATTTGCGGCCCTGTTTGTCTCATTTTCAGTCTCTAAATCTATGAATATTGAGATGTTTGCAGAAGGGCAAGCAACCCTTCACCCCATGATGGGGTTGATCAACACATTGTCGTTGATAACGAGTAGTTATTTTGTTGCTAAAGCGGTGTTTTTTGCTGCTCAAGGGCAGTTAGCAAAATCTTCCCAGTGGATATGGATGGGGATAGCCATAGCCTCGATTTATATCGTAACCAAGTTCATGGAATACCAAAGCTTAATGGCTTTAGGTTATAACATGAGAACCAATATCTTCTACACCCTTTATTTCTTTATTACATTTTTCCATTTTATGCATGTGTTAATGGGGATTGTGATACTGGTTTATGTGGCTCAAAAAGCGAAAAAAGGTGGCTACGAAGATGATATTACCGGTATCGAAACAGGTGCTTCATACTGGCATATGGTCGATATGGTTTGGGTTATTCTATTTCCACTCATCTATGTGATTCAGTAG